The following nucleotide sequence is from Achromobacter spanius.
TGCCAGGAAATGCCACGCTGTCGATTTCGATGCGCGGGCAGTCGCCTTCGCAGCCCGGCTTGCTTGAGGCCCACTTGATGCGCTCGGTGGACAGGTCCCCCACCTTTTCGGACGTGGTCGAGGCAGACTCGGCCAAGGTGATGTTGGCTGGGGGCGCGCTGCCGCAGCCGGCCAGGGCCAGCAGGGCGGCGCCCAGGATCAGACCGCTTATCGCGCCTGGCGGCGTGAACGTGCGACGCATTGAACTACCTCCGCTAAATCTAACGCTTGCCGTCAAGGCACCACGCCCGTCCATTCCGGCGTGGAGAACTTTTCGTCGGCCTGTTGCTGGGCGCGCGCCAGCGTGTCGCTGCCGATTTGCCCCGGAGTCAGACGATGCAGGCCGGCAAAAGTTTCCAGCATGCGCTCGATGATGACTTCGCGCGCCAGGCCCGTTTGCGTGCGCAAAGGGTCCACGCGCTTCTTGGCGCTGGTGGTGCCTTTGTCGGAAAGTTTCTCGCGACCGATGCGCAAGACCTCGACCATTTTATCGGCGTCGATGTCGTAGGACATGGTCACGTGGTGCAGCACCGCGCCAGCGCGTCGGGCTTGCGCCGCGCCGCCGATCTTGCCGATGTCGGAGGCAATGTCGTTCAGCGGTTGATACCAGGCCTTGATGCCCAGCCCTTGCAATGCCGTCAGCACCCAGGCATCCAGGAACGCATACGATTCCTGGAAGCTCATGCCGTGCACCAGGGCTTGCGGCGCGCTGAGCGAGTAGGTGATGGAGTTACCCGGTTCAATGAACATGGCGCCGCCGCCACTGACGCGGCGCACGACTTCAATGCCGTGGCGTTGCGCGCCGTCGGGGTCCACTTCGTTTTTCAGGGATTGGAAACGGCCGATGACGACGGCGGGGGCGGCCCATTCCCAGATGCGCAGCGTGGGCGGGCGCTGGCCCGCACCGACTTCATCCGTAATGACGGCGTCCAGCGCCATATGCAGCGACGGCGCCTGCGGGCCCTCGTGGATCAATTGCCAGTCGTAGTCGTTCCAGTCAGTGCGCGTCATGCAAGCGCCCTCCGCAGCACCACGGCCACGGCCTCGGCCGAAAAGCCAAACAATTCGGCGTCGGCGGGCAGGGCGGATTGCACCGCCACCGCCAGTTCCAGTTCGCCGGCGTCGGCCGGCATGCCGTTCAAGCCTTGGTTGATGGCCTCCAACGCTTCGGGCGGCTCTAGAAAGAAGTCGCCGCTGATGCGCACGTTGGCCAGGCGGCCATCTTGCACATCGAGATCCGCGACGACCAGTTTGCCGCCGGGGACTTTGTATTCACCATGCATGGGGGGCTCCTTCGAAATCAATATCAAAAACTACAGGCTGAGCTTCATGCCGTCGTGGCTGGCCTTGAAACCCAGGCTTTCATAGAACCGGCGCGCATCGGGGCGCGCGCGATCGGTCGTCAACTGGACCAGGCCGCAGCCCTGGGCGCGGCACTGTTCAATGGCCCATTCGAACATGGCGCGTCCCAGGCCCTGGCCCCGCGCCGACGACGCGATGCGGACGCTTTCGATCTGCCCGCGCCATTGTCCCAGCCGCGATAGGCCGGGTATGAACGATAACTGCAAACAGCCGACCCGGTCTTGGCCTTGCACAACGATGGCAAGGAATTGGTTGGGATCTTGTGCGATGGCGGCGAAGGCGGCGATGTAGCGGGGGTTGAGCGGAACGGACGTATCTTCGCGAGTTGCGCCCAGTTCATCGTCGGCCAGCATGGCGATGATGTGCGGCAAGTCTTCCTGCCGCGCGCGGCGAAAGACCAAGTGCGGGTCGGACATGGTCGGCATCCTGGGGGTCTGACGTTTTAGCGGGCGATGTTCTGCGCGGTCTGGCCGAACAGGATGCGGCGCGATTCGTCGTCGCTGATGGAGGGTGTGGTGTTGATGGTGTCCGCCAGCGCATAGGCGCGCTGCGTGGCGGGGCGGGCCGCGATGGCGTTGAACCAGCGCTGCAAGTGCGGGAAGTCGTTCAGGTCCTGCCCCTGCTTGGCATGCGGCACGATCCAGGGGTAGGCCGCCATGTCCGCGATGGAGTAATCGCCCGCGACGAATTCACGGTCTGCCAGGCGTTTGTCCAGCACGCCGTACAAGCGGTTGGTTTCTTTCACGTAGCGCTCGATGGCGTAGGGAATGCGTTCGGGCGCATAGCCAGAGAAGTGGTGGTTCTGGCCCGCCATGGGACCCAGGCCGCCCATTTGCCAGAACAGCCATTGCAGGGCGTCTGCCCGGCCGCGCAGGTCGGCTGGCAGGAATTGGCCGGTCTTTTCCGCCAGGTACAACAAGATGGCGCCGGATTCGAACATCGGGATGGGCGCGCCGCCGTCGGCGGGCTGGGTGTCCACGATGGCGGGGATGCGGTTGTTGGGCGCAATGGCCAAAAATTCGGGCTTGAATTGATCACCGCGGCTGATGTTCACCGGGTGGATCTTGTAGGGCAGGCCGGCTTCTTCAAGGAACAGCGTGATCTTGTGGCCGTTGGGGGTGGTCCAGTAGTAGAGATCGATCATGGGGTGCGTCCTGGGAATCAAGGCGCCGCCGGCCGTGCCGGCGGATGGAAGGCCATGATAGCGGCAGGCCTTGTCCCCGGTCCCGAATAACCGGGGCCAGGACCGGGTTTCTACCTGCTGGCCAGGCAAGGACGCTCGGCCGCCTATACCGCCCCGGCAGGCGCCACGTCCAATTCAGGCTGACACCCGCCGCGGCCAGGAAGATCAGCGCCACGCCCAGCACTTGCAGCGGTTCCATGCGCTGGCCGTAGACCAGCAGATCCAGCATGATGGCCACGGCCGGGTAGATGAAACTGAGTGCGGCGGTGGAGGTCGTTGGCAGTTTCTGGATGGCCGAGTACATCAGGATGTACATCAGGCAGGTGTGGATCAGGCCCAGCGCCACCAGATAGCCCCATTGCAAGGGCGCGGCCGGCAGGGCGTTGAAGTCCGCCATGGGCAGCAGCATGAAGGCGCCCAGTGTCACTTGCACCAGCGCCAGCACTTGGGGCGGTATGCCTTTCAAGCGCTTGACGATGACCGCCGTCACCCCGTACAGCGCGGCCGCGCCCAGGCCCAGCAGCAGCCCCGACAGATACGCGCCTCCCGGGGCCTGCGCGTTGGTCAGGCGCAGCACCAGCAGCAGGCCAGCGAACGCCACCACGGACCAGGCCAGCTTGCCGCGCGACGGACGTTCCCCCAGGAACAGCACGCCCAGCCCGATCAGGAAAAAGGGCTGCACGTTGTAGACGGCGGTGGCCAGCGAGATGGACGCGAGCCGGTAGGCGGAAAACAGCAGCACCCAGTTCATGACCAGCGCGGCGCCGGCCGCCAGCGCCAAGGCCAGCGTCTTGCCGGTGAACAGGCCGGGCTTGAGCAGACCGCGCGCCCAGCAATACAACAGCAAGGCAAGGGCGCCGAAGACACAGCGGAAGAAAACGACGTTCCACGCGTTTTGGCCGGACTCCAAAACAAACACGCCTAGCGTGCCGGACAAGGTCATGGCGGCGGCCATTTGCGCCAGGCCAAGGCGTTCTGATGCAGGGGACATGGAGTTTCTCCGACGGGCCGCGAGGTGGACCACGATTTCGATGGAGAAATTATCCCAGGCAGATCAAGGCGGTTATATGATCATTTGGTGGCGATTTTATCTTGATGCCTTCATTTAGGTGGAAACTATGCAAAATGACCTAAAGAACGAAAATCCGGTCCTGGATGGTATCGACCGCCGCCTGGTGCAGACCCTGGCGGCCAACGCGCGCACCACCACGGCAGACCTGGCGCGGCAGGTGGGCATGTCGGCGCCCAGCGTGGCGGACCGGCTGCGGCGGCTGGAGGAATCGGGGGTGATCCGCGCCTACACGGTGGATGTGGACCCGGTGGCGCTGGGCTACACGCTGCAAGCCATCGTGCGCATCCGCCCCTTGCCGGGGCAATTACGCCATGTGGAGGGGCTGATCAAGGATATTCCGGAGTTTGTCGAATGCGACAAGGTGACCGGCGACGACTGCTTTATTGCCCGCGTGGTGTTGCGCTCGATCTTGCATCTGGACGGCATCCTGGAACGGGTAACCGAGTTCGCCGAGACCAATACCGCCATCGTCAAGGCGCACACGGTGCCGCGCCGCCTGCCGCCGCTGCGCTAGGGCTTGCCGTCGCTGGCAGTCGAAGCCCGGGCTGAAGACAAGCTGCGGCGGCGTGGCCTCAGACGGGGGCGGACAGCGCCCGCACGATGTCTTCCTTCAGGCTGGCCGGAGTATCGGTGGGGCCATAGCGCTTGATGACCTGGCCGTCGCGGCCGACCAGGAACTTGGTGAAGTTCCACTTGATGCCTTCGGTGCCGAAGACGCCGGGCTTTTCGCCTTTGAGCCAGCGGTACAGCGGATGCGCGTCGGCGCCGTTGACGTCGATCTTGGCGTAAAGCGGGAAGGTGATGTCGTACTGCGTGGCGCAGAAATTGCGGATCTCGGCTTCATCGCCCGGTTCCTGATGGCCGAACTGGTCGCAGGGAAAGCCCAGCACCGTCAGGCCGTCGTCACGCAGCGAACGGTAAAGTTCTTCCAGCCCGGCGTACTGGGGCGTGAAGCCGCACTTGGATGCCACGTTGACCACCAGCAGCACACGGCCGCGATATTGGCTCAGGGATTGGTCCGCACCCTGAATGTCGCGGGCCGAGAAATCAAAGATGGTGCTCATGTGGGCTCCTGTGTCGGGCAAGATGCGCGGACGCGGCGGGGTGCCGATCAAGCGCTGAGTGTAGCGCTGCGCGTGCCGTCCTGACCGCTTGCTGTCGCGTTGGCGCTTATCCGGGCGGGCGATGGGGCCATTGCCCCGGCCGGCTTGGGCGCCGTCCTATCATGGCCGCATTGAAGGCAGGCAAGCCGCGGATGCAAACGACTGGGAGCGCAGTGATGGAAGGAATGATCGAACGCCTGGAGGCGATGCTGGCCAAGGGCACCGACAACATGCTGTTGCGGTTTTCGTTGGGCAAGGCCTACGCCGAACAGGATTGCTTTCGCGAAGCCGAAGCGCATCTGCGCGCGGCGCTGGCTTTTGACCCGGCGTACTCGGTGGCTTGGAAATGGCTGGGCAAAGCCTGCCTGGGGCGGGGCGATCAGGACGGCGCGCGCGCGGCCTGGAACAGCGGCTTGGCGGCTGCCCAGGCGCGCGGCGACAAGCAGGTCGAAAAGGAAATACAAGTGTTCATCCGACGCCTGGACAAGCAGGCGGCGGCGAATTCCTGATTCGCCAGGAGTGCCAGGGAACGCCCAACCTCCGCAGGGGGGCGCCCCGTGTCACGCAGCGGGCAGGTTGCCAAAGGCCTCCAGCGCCCGCAACCGGCTTTGGGCCAGGTCCACGATGGGCAACGGGTAAGCGGCTGCCGCGCGCTCCATGGGGCTGGGGTCGTGGATGGCCTGGTCATCCAGATGCGCCAGCTCAGGCAGCCATTCCCGCAGGAACACTCCGCGCGGATCAAAGCGCTTGGATTGCGACAAGGGGTTGAACACGCGGAAGTACGGCACGGCGTCGGCGCCCGTGGATGCGCTCCACTGCCAGCCGCCGTTGTTGGCGGCCAGGTCGCCGTCCACCAGATGCTCCATGAACCAGGCTTCGCCCAAGCGCCAATCAATCAGCAGGTTTTTCGACAGGAACATGGCCGTCACCATGCGCAGGCGGTTGTGCATCCAGCCCAGCGTCAGCAACTGGCGCATGGCCGCGTCCACGATGGGGATGCCGGTTTTGCCCTGCTGCCAGGCGCGCAGGTCGTCGGGCGCGTCACGCCACGGCACGGCGGCGGTTTCCGGCTTCATGGGCTGATGCATGGACAGCGACGGATAGGCGGCCAGCAGATGCAGGTAGAACTCGCGCCACAGCAGTTCGTTGATCCATGTAGCCGCGCCCGCCCGGCCGCTGTCCAGTTCGCCCTGATTGGCGACCAGCGCAGCGCGCAGCGCCTGGCCCGCAGACAGCACGCCCGCCGCCAGATACGGCGACAGGCAACTGGTGGCGGGCAGGGACGGGAAGTCGCGTTCATCCTTGTAGGCGTCGATCACGCCGTCGGCAAAGGCGTCCAGCCTGTCGGTGGCCGCCGCTTCGCCCGCGGGCCATAGCGCGCGCACGGCGTCGCTGGGCGGCGCGTAGCCTTCGAAAGCGTCGGGCAAGGGGTCTGCCTGCCAGTCGGGCGGGGTCTGCGCGCGAGGGGCGGGCAGCGCGGCAATGGGCGCGCTGCGCAGGCGTTCGCGGCAGGTGCGCGCATACGGCGTATAGACGCGATAGCAATCACCCTTGCCCGTTTGCACGGTGCCAGGCCTGAGCAGCGTCGCGCCATGGTGCAGCGTCCAGTCCACGCCGATCGCCTCCAGGGCGTTCGCCACGGCCGCATCGCGGCGGCGCTCGTTGATGGCCCACTCGGTGTTGGCGTGCACTTGGGATATGCCGTGCGCTTGGCAGAAGGCCGCGATGGCTGCGGGCGCCTGGCTCCAGTCGGCCACGGTCAGCAGCTTCAGAGGGATGCCGCGTTCACCCAGGCTGCGCGACAATTCGTGCAAGTTGCGCAGCCAGAAGTCCACCTTGGCCGGCGCGTCGCCATGCAGGCGCCATTGCTCGGGGGCGGCCAGGAACAGGGCGGTGACCGTGCCGTTTTCGGCGGCGGCCGCCAGCGCGGGGTTGTCGTGCATGCGCAGGTCGGTGCGTAGCCAGAGCAGCGTATTCATGGATGGCGGGTCCAGGGCGAAAGAGGGCGGAAAAGAAAGCAGAAAACAGAGGGCGGACAGCAGCGCTGACCGTCGAGGCTGGCATTCTATATTGGCC
It contains:
- a CDS encoding lipoate protein ligase C-terminal domain-containing protein, translating into MHGEYKVPGGKLVVADLDVQDGRLANVRISGDFFLEPPEALEAINQGLNGMPADAGELELAVAVQSALPADAELFGFSAEAVAVVLRRALA
- a CDS encoding glutathione peroxidase; translation: MSTIFDFSARDIQGADQSLSQYRGRVLLVVNVASKCGFTPQYAGLEELYRSLRDDGLTVLGFPCDQFGHQEPGDEAEIRNFCATQYDITFPLYAKIDVNGADAHPLYRWLKGEKPGVFGTEGIKWNFTKFLVGRDGQVIKRYGPTDTPASLKEDIVRALSAPV
- a CDS encoding GNAT family N-acetyltransferase; this translates as MSDPHLVFRRARQEDLPHIIAMLADDELGATREDTSVPLNPRYIAAFAAIAQDPNQFLAIVVQGQDRVGCLQLSFIPGLSRLGQWRGQIESVRIASSARGQGLGRAMFEWAIEQCRAQGCGLVQLTTDRARPDARRFYESLGFKASHDGMKLSL
- a CDS encoding Lrp/AsnC family transcriptional regulator is translated as MQNDLKNENPVLDGIDRRLVQTLAANARTTTADLARQVGMSAPSVADRLRRLEESGVIRAYTVDVDPVALGYTLQAIVRIRPLPGQLRHVEGLIKDIPEFVECDKVTGDDCFIARVVLRSILHLDGILERVTEFAETNTAIVKAHTVPRRLPPLR
- a CDS encoding glutathione binding-like protein, with amino-acid sequence MIDLYYWTTPNGHKITLFLEEAGLPYKIHPVNISRGDQFKPEFLAIAPNNRIPAIVDTQPADGGAPIPMFESGAILLYLAEKTGQFLPADLRGRADALQWLFWQMGGLGPMAGQNHHFSGYAPERIPYAIERYVKETNRLYGVLDKRLADREFVAGDYSIADMAAYPWIVPHAKQGQDLNDFPHLQRWFNAIAARPATQRAYALADTINTTPSISDDESRRILFGQTAQNIAR
- a CDS encoding lipoate--protein ligase family protein — protein: MTRTDWNDYDWQLIHEGPQAPSLHMALDAVITDEVGAGQRPPTLRIWEWAAPAVVIGRFQSLKNEVDPDGAQRHGIEVVRRVSGGGAMFIEPGNSITYSLSAPQALVHGMSFQESYAFLDAWVLTALQGLGIKAWYQPLNDIASDIGKIGGAAQARRAGAVLHHVTMSYDIDADKMVEVLRIGREKLSDKGTTSAKKRVDPLRTQTGLAREVIIERMLETFAGLHRLTPGQIGSDTLARAQQQADEKFSTPEWTGVVP
- the phrB gene encoding deoxyribodipyrimidine photo-lyase, with product MNTLLWLRTDLRMHDNPALAAAAENGTVTALFLAAPEQWRLHGDAPAKVDFWLRNLHELSRSLGERGIPLKLLTVADWSQAPAAIAAFCQAHGISQVHANTEWAINERRRDAAVANALEAIGVDWTLHHGATLLRPGTVQTGKGDCYRVYTPYARTCRERLRSAPIAALPAPRAQTPPDWQADPLPDAFEGYAPPSDAVRALWPAGEAAATDRLDAFADGVIDAYKDERDFPSLPATSCLSPYLAAGVLSAGQALRAALVANQGELDSGRAGAATWINELLWREFYLHLLAAYPSLSMHQPMKPETAAVPWRDAPDDLRAWQQGKTGIPIVDAAMRQLLTLGWMHNRLRMVTAMFLSKNLLIDWRLGEAWFMEHLVDGDLAANNGGWQWSASTGADAVPYFRVFNPLSQSKRFDPRGVFLREWLPELAHLDDQAIHDPSPMERAAAAYPLPIVDLAQSRLRALEAFGNLPAA